A part of Desulfobacter sp. genomic DNA contains:
- a CDS encoding HyaD/HybD family hydrogenase maturation endopeptidase, whose amino-acid sequence MKKLLVLGVGNTLLQDEGIGVHAINEFWKEKEDWDESLVDFVDGGTFTQDIFYLFEEYEKVLVLDIVRAGHEPGTIYSLEEDQLRKDKKQMLSLHDIDLLDSLGMAEMRGNRPYLRVIGIEPKTIDWGTELTPPLADAFDNYLKVIRKHIKELLA is encoded by the coding sequence ATGAAAAAGCTATTGGTACTGGGCGTGGGCAACACACTGCTTCAGGATGAGGGCATCGGTGTCCATGCCATTAATGAATTCTGGAAGGAAAAAGAGGACTGGGACGAGTCCCTGGTTGATTTTGTGGACGGGGGTACCTTTACCCAGGACATCTTCTACCTCTTTGAAGAATACGAAAAGGTGCTGGTGCTGGACATTGTCCGGGCCGGCCATGAGCCCGGCACCATCTACAGCCTGGAAGAAGACCAGTTGCGCAAGGATAAAAAGCAGATGCTCTCCCTCCATGACATCGACCTGCTGGACTCCCTGGGCATGGCGGAAATGAGGGGCAACCGCCCCTATCTGAGGGTCATCGGCATCGAGCCCAAAACCATCGACTGGGGTACGGAACTCACCCCGCCCCTGGCCGATGCCTTTGACAACTACCTCAAGGTCATCAGAAAGCACATCAAAGAGCTTCTGGCCTAA
- a CDS encoding nickel-dependent hydrogenase large subunit, with product MTKKAGKVKIHIDPVTRIEGHLKAEVEVKDGVVVDARLSGGMYRGFEQILRGRDPRDATQITQRICGVCPTAHATASAMALDDAFGVKLTENGRIARNLILGANFLQSHILHFYHLAALDYVNGPDTAPFIPRYGNNDVRLDPKTNKVGVDQYLEALEIRKICHEMVALLGGKMPHVQGIVAGGATEIPTREALNAYAERFKKVKDFVFNKYVPLIYLLAGPYGDLLKTGVGHKNLVSFGVFPLDAGGKNTLLKPGIYIDGKDYDVDPAKIKEYVKYSWFKDSTTGLNPTKGQTMPDPNKAGAYSFIKAPRYNNKPVEAGPLARMWATNPELSKAGQAALGVKKLRDIGDACFSILGRHVARAEETALVAMAVEEWLTQAEPGKETFVPAPIPEKAEGMGLTEAPRGALLHYVDIKDSVISNYQITSATIWNANPRDDMGVRGPIEESLIGVPVPDIDNPVNVGRLIRAYDP from the coding sequence ATGACTAAGAAAGCCGGAAAAGTTAAGATCCATATAGATCCGGTCACCCGGATTGAGGGTCACCTTAAGGCAGAAGTAGAAGTTAAGGACGGTGTGGTAGTAGATGCCCGTCTCTCAGGCGGTATGTACCGCGGTTTCGAACAGATCCTTCGGGGCCGGGACCCCAGGGACGCCACCCAGATCACCCAGAGAATCTGCGGCGTCTGCCCCACTGCCCATGCCACGGCATCTGCCATGGCCCTTGATGATGCCTTCGGCGTCAAACTCACTGAAAACGGCAGGATCGCCCGTAACCTGATCCTGGGTGCCAACTTCCTGCAGTCCCATATCCTGCATTTCTACCACCTGGCAGCCCTGGACTATGTCAACGGTCCGGATACCGCGCCCTTTATCCCCAGATACGGCAACAATGACGTTCGTCTTGATCCCAAGACCAACAAAGTCGGCGTTGACCAGTACCTTGAAGCCCTTGAAATCAGAAAAATCTGCCATGAGATGGTTGCCCTTCTCGGCGGCAAAATGCCCCATGTCCAGGGTATTGTAGCGGGCGGCGCCACTGAAATCCCCACCCGTGAAGCCCTGAACGCCTATGCAGAGCGCTTCAAAAAAGTTAAAGACTTCGTCTTCAACAAATATGTTCCCCTGATTTACCTGCTGGCCGGCCCCTACGGCGACCTGCTGAAAACAGGTGTGGGCCACAAAAACCTGGTATCCTTCGGCGTATTCCCCCTGGATGCCGGCGGAAAGAACACCCTGCTCAAACCCGGTATCTACATCGACGGCAAAGACTACGATGTGGATCCCGCCAAGATCAAAGAGTACGTTAAATACTCCTGGTTCAAGGATTCCACCACAGGCCTCAATCCCACCAAGGGACAGACCATGCCGGATCCCAATAAAGCAGGCGCCTACTCTTTCATCAAGGCTCCCAGATACAACAACAAGCCCGTCGAAGCAGGCCCCCTGGCCAGAATGTGGGCCACCAATCCCGAGCTGTCCAAAGCAGGCCAGGCCGCCCTTGGCGTCAAAAAGCTGCGTGACATCGGCGATGCCTGCTTCTCCATCCTGGGCCGCCATGTGGCACGGGCTGAAGAAACTGCCCTGGTTGCCATGGCCGTTGAAGAATGGCTCACCCAGGCCGAGCCCGGCAAAGAAACCTTTGTTCCGGCTCCCATCCCCGAAAAGGCGGAAGGCATGGGCCTGACCGAAGCCCCCCGCGGTGCCCTGCTCCACTATGTGGACATCAAGGATTCCGTGATCTCCAACTACCAGATCACCTCCGCCACCATCTGGAACGCCAACCCCAGAGACGATATGGGCGTCAGAGGACCCATTGAGGAATCCCTCATCGGCGTCCCCGTTCCGGATATCGACAACCCCGTGAACGTCGGGCGCCTGATACGCGCCTACGACCCCTGA
- a CDS encoding cyclic nucleotide-binding domain-containing protein — MVTVEMLEKLEIFDKLTNQELGKILEICSLEEFQNQDRLFMEGEKASDMWVVAEGKVELRFEMPNTQASSSNTTMSAHGEEIPQSQVFGWSCFIPPYKMRLSAYCTSRKCQVVKVHGEKLNQLMASEPSIGFKIMGYLVQVVGFRFKQMQDEVVKFMGLNLMNSW; from the coding sequence ATGGTAACCGTGGAAATGCTTGAAAAGTTAGAGATTTTCGACAAGTTGACCAACCAGGAGCTGGGCAAGATTCTTGAAATCTGTTCGCTTGAAGAGTTCCAGAATCAGGACCGGCTTTTTATGGAAGGGGAAAAGGCATCGGACATGTGGGTTGTCGCCGAAGGAAAAGTGGAACTCCGGTTTGAGATGCCCAATACCCAGGCCAGTTCCTCTAATACAACCATGTCAGCCCATGGGGAGGAAATCCCCCAGTCCCAGGTTTTTGGATGGTCCTGCTTTATTCCGCCGTATAAAATGAGGCTGTCCGCCTATTGTACCTCCAGAAAATGCCAGGTGGTCAAAGTGCATGGGGAAAAACTCAATCAATTGATGGCGTCAGAACCCAGCATTGGGTTTAAAATCATGGGATACCTTGTACAGGTCGTCGGATTCCGGTTCAAGCAGATGCAGGATGAAGTGGTCAAATTCATGGGGCTGAACTTGATGAACTCCTGGTAG
- a CDS encoding HypC/HybG/HupF family hydrogenase formation chaperone, translating into MCLAVPSKIIEINDSVAKVEVDGVVREASLMLLDDAGVGDYVIVHAGFAISKVDEAAALQTIEDMRQILELGSGPA; encoded by the coding sequence ATGTGTTTAGCAGTACCGTCAAAGATTATTGAAATTAACGATTCAGTGGCCAAGGTGGAGGTGGACGGCGTGGTCCGTGAAGCCAGCCTCATGCTGCTGGATGATGCCGGTGTAGGCGATTATGTGATTGTCCATGCCGGGTTTGCCATTTCCAAAGTAGACGAAGCGGCGGCCCTCCAGACCATCGAGGATATGCGCCAGATCCTGGAACTGGGGTCGGGCCCGGCCTGA
- a CDS encoding cold-shock protein, whose protein sequence is MATGTVKWFNDAKGFGFIEQESGQDVFVHHTGINSTGFRSLNEGDRVEFEVEEGQKGPAAKNVTVI, encoded by the coding sequence ATGGCCACTGGTACCGTAAAATGGTTTAACGACGCAAAAGGTTTTGGATTTATCGAACAGGAAAGCGGACAGGATGTATTCGTCCACCACACAGGGATCAACTCCACCGGATTCAGGTCCCTGAACGAAGGTGACAGGGTTGAATTTGAAGTTGAAGAAGGCCAGAAAGGCCCTGCCGCTAAAAACGTCACTGTGATCTAA
- the hypE gene encoding hydrogenase expression/formation protein HypE, with the protein MSDNDKVLLDHGSGGKVSHAMFSKLILPLFDNPELSKQDDGAVFEVPKGRMAFSTDSYVVDPIFFPGGNIGELAVNGTVNDVAMCGAVPLYISVGLIIEEGLPIKDLKAILEAMAAAAKKAGVRIATGDTKVVPRGKADKIFINTSGVGVIPEGVDVSGDRAKPGDKIIVSGTIADHGITILSEREGLKFDSDVKTDSAPLNHMVKSVLDCGCEVHVLRDPTRGGLGTTLNEIAGQSNVGIRLFENQLPVRGSVQGTCELLGFDPLYVANEGKLIAIVPEKDAQQALEVIRQDEFGKEAVIVGEVTKEDPGRVILQTLIGGTRIVDMLTGEQLPRIC; encoded by the coding sequence ATGAGTGATAATGATAAGGTATTGCTGGACCACGGCTCCGGGGGCAAGGTCTCCCATGCCATGTTTTCCAAGTTGATTTTGCCCCTGTTCGACAACCCCGAGCTGTCCAAACAGGACGACGGGGCTGTATTTGAGGTGCCCAAGGGCCGGATGGCCTTTTCAACGGATTCCTATGTGGTGGACCCCATTTTTTTCCCGGGAGGGAATATCGGGGAACTGGCGGTGAACGGGACGGTCAACGATGTGGCCATGTGCGGAGCGGTTCCCCTGTACATTTCAGTGGGGCTGATCATTGAGGAAGGCCTGCCCATAAAAGACCTGAAAGCCATTTTGGAAGCCATGGCTGCGGCCGCCAAAAAGGCGGGTGTGAGGATCGCCACCGGAGACACCAAGGTGGTGCCCCGGGGCAAGGCCGATAAAATATTTATCAACACCTCTGGGGTGGGCGTCATCCCCGAAGGCGTTGATGTATCCGGTGACCGGGCCAAACCAGGGGATAAAATCATAGTCTCGGGTACCATTGCCGACCACGGCATCACCATCCTCAGCGAACGGGAAGGGCTTAAATTCGACTCGGATGTGAAGACCGATTCCGCCCCCCTTAACCACATGGTTAAATCCGTGCTGGATTGCGGATGTGAGGTCCATGTACTGCGGGATCCCACCCGGGGCGGGCTGGGCACCACCCTTAACGAGATTGCCGGCCAGTCCAATGTGGGCATCCGCCTGTTCGAAAATCAACTGCCGGTCCGCGGTTCGGTCCAGGGCACCTGCGAGTTGCTGGGGTTTGATCCCCTTTACGTGGCCAACGAAGGAAAACTCATCGCCATTGTTCCTGAAAAGGATGCGCAACAGGCCCTTGAAGTGATCCGGCAGGATGAATTCGGAAAAGAGGCGGTTATTGTCGGCGAGGTCACAAAAGAGGATCCGGGCCGGGTTATTCTCCAGACCCTTATCGGCGGCACCCGCATCGTGGATATGCTGACCGGTGAACAATTGCCCCGTATCTGCTGA
- a CDS encoding hydrogenase small subunit: MLDNPGRNRDERIDRQVFLVVNSIKEVPVKDEQVLPETQQKKSGVTRRSFLKAVTGTAAGIGISQVVNPAFIHALEKGLERHPVVWIQGQGCTGCSVSLLNSVSPPIADVLLKIISLQYHPTIMASEGEEALDNLFAIAKEYKGRFSIVVEGAIPTAEDGKYCIVGEYHHKEYSLVELMKELSPMAGSVLAVGTCAAYGGIPAAEGNVTGATGVMDFFKAEGIKTPVVNIPGCPPHPDWIVLSIAHLLEKGIPELDDDGRPTLFFGENIHDNCPRLAAYDEGELSEIITDPKGCRMDLGCKGPDTYADCFKRKWNGGLNWCVDNAVCIGCVEPGFPDSSSPFYEPS, translated from the coding sequence ATGCTCGACAATCCCGGTCGAAACCGGGATGAAAGAATAGATAGGCAAGTTTTTTTAGTTGTTAACAGCATCAAGGAGGTGCCCGTGAAAGACGAACAAGTGTTGCCCGAAACGCAACAGAAGAAATCTGGAGTGACCAGGCGGAGCTTTCTGAAGGCCGTTACCGGAACTGCTGCCGGTATCGGTATTTCTCAGGTGGTGAACCCTGCGTTCATTCATGCCCTTGAAAAAGGTCTGGAACGCCATCCGGTTGTCTGGATCCAGGGTCAGGGATGCACCGGCTGCTCAGTCAGCCTGCTGAACTCCGTGTCTCCCCCCATTGCAGACGTCCTGCTTAAGATCATCAGCCTGCAGTATCACCCCACCATCATGGCCAGCGAAGGCGAAGAGGCTCTGGATAACCTGTTTGCCATTGCCAAAGAGTACAAAGGCAGATTTTCCATTGTTGTCGAAGGTGCCATCCCGACTGCTGAAGACGGAAAATACTGTATTGTGGGCGAATACCACCACAAAGAATACTCCCTGGTTGAGCTGATGAAAGAACTGTCTCCCATGGCAGGTTCCGTACTGGCCGTGGGCACCTGCGCAGCTTACGGCGGCATCCCTGCTGCTGAAGGCAACGTCACCGGCGCCACCGGCGTGATGGACTTCTTCAAGGCAGAAGGCATTAAAACACCGGTTGTGAACATCCCCGGCTGCCCGCCCCATCCCGACTGGATCGTTCTTTCCATCGCCCATCTCCTGGAAAAAGGGATTCCCGAGCTGGACGACGACGGACGCCCCACCCTCTTCTTCGGTGAAAACATCCACGACAACTGCCCCAGACTGGCAGCCTACGACGAAGGCGAACTTTCTGAAATCATTACCGACCCCAAGGGATGCCGTATGGATCTCGGGTGTAAAGGGCCGGACACCTATGCCGACTGCTTCAAGAGAAAATGGAACGGCGGCCTGAACTGGTGTGTGGATAACGCCGTTTGCATCGGCTGTGTTGAGCCGGGATTCCCCGATTCCTCTTCACCCTTTTACGAACCCTCATAA
- the hypD gene encoding hydrogenase formation protein HypD produces MGLKYIEEFRDPELARELIKRIQETSTGELRLMEVCGTHTMSIFRHGIRSVLPEGIKLLSGPGCPVCVTAQKDIDAYVAFARKEDVIVTTFGDLMKVPGSGSTLAKEKAGGADVRIVYSIFDAVNIAKENPDKEVVFCAVGFETTIPTIAAAVMTARADNVENFSIYAANKLTPPALAALMEADGVKIDGFILPGHVSVITGTDAYRPTFEKYDVPSVITGFEPVDILQAVLLLVAQNAAGKPELVNAYPRAVCDEGNVKAKNIMNQVFELSGATWRGIGEIPESGMSLKNEYAAFDAARKFNMTDLPDVPEPKGCACGEILMGLKTPEACKLYKKVCNPMSPVGPCMVSSEGACAAYYKYS; encoded by the coding sequence ATGGGGTTAAAATATATTGAAGAGTTCCGGGACCCGGAACTGGCAAGGGAACTGATCAAGCGGATTCAGGAAACAAGCACCGGGGAACTTCGGCTGATGGAGGTCTGCGGGACCCATACCATGTCCATCTTCCGCCACGGCATCCGTTCCGTGCTCCCGGAAGGGATTAAACTGCTTTCCGGCCCGGGCTGTCCGGTCTGCGTGACCGCCCAGAAGGACATCGACGCCTATGTGGCCTTTGCCAGAAAAGAGGATGTCATCGTCACCACCTTCGGGGATCTGATGAAGGTGCCGGGGTCCGGTTCCACCCTGGCAAAGGAGAAGGCGGGCGGCGCCGATGTGAGAATCGTGTATTCCATCTTTGATGCCGTGAACATCGCCAAGGAGAATCCTGATAAGGAGGTGGTCTTCTGTGCCGTTGGTTTTGAAACCACCATTCCCACCATTGCGGCGGCTGTGATGACGGCAAGGGCCGACAATGTGGAAAATTTCAGTATCTACGCGGCCAATAAACTGACCCCCCCGGCCCTGGCCGCCCTGATGGAGGCGGACGGGGTGAAGATCGACGGATTCATCCTGCCCGGCCATGTTTCGGTGATCACCGGGACGGATGCCTACCGGCCGACCTTTGAAAAATATGATGTGCCCTCGGTGATCACGGGCTTTGAGCCGGTGGATATCCTCCAGGCGGTGCTGCTTCTGGTGGCGCAGAATGCGGCGGGAAAACCCGAACTGGTGAATGCTTATCCCCGGGCGGTTTGTGATGAAGGCAATGTGAAGGCCAAGAATATCATGAACCAGGTCTTTGAGCTTTCCGGTGCGACCTGGCGTGGCATTGGAGAGATTCCGGAGAGCGGCATGTCGCTGAAAAATGAGTATGCCGCCTTTGATGCCGCCCGAAAATTCAATATGACGGACCTGCCCGATGTGCCCGAGCCCAAGGGCTGTGCCTGCGGGGAGATCCTCATGGGCCTTAAAACACCCGAGGCCTGCAAGCTTTATAAAAAGGTCTGCAATCCCATGAGCCCGGTGGGGCCCTGTATGGTGTCGAGTGAAGGGGCCTGTGCCGCTTATTACAAATATAGTTAG
- the hypF gene encoding carbamoyltransferase HypF, which translates to MTPSNISARRIEIQGVVQGVGFRPFLFGLAGVHSLTGRVSNTARGVDLLVEGPADALEAFIREIREKKPLLSRITGLEFRPEPVQGFTRFEIVKSGGGEDRFTLISPDVSICPDCLAEMMDPDDRRFEYPFINCTNCGPRYTIIRDIPYDRPKTSMKDFPMCPDCLAEYGDPLDRRFHAQPNACPVCGPQVFLTDNEGTRVDRDPGHALDLAATLLGQGKILAVKGLGGFHLACDAANEAAVALLRQRKNRPDKPFALMASSADSLSGHVHLAADERELLNSFHRPIVLFKKKEAGGLQGLAPSIAPYNRCLGIMLPYTPLHYLLLAKGPDILVMTSGNRSGEPLSIDNDDALDAFAHIADYFLFHNRDIYFRADDSIARVQKGKTRFLRRSRGYAPLPVDLAPFAGEKLPMVLGCGAGMKSSICLTRDQYGFMSQHIGDLENPKVHGFYSQTIGHMEKILDITPRIAAHDLHPGYFSTEYAKALGEKGIPLVGVQHHHAHALSCMAENQLDGEVMALTLDGTGLGTDGHIWGGEILTCTYGGFTRRARLAMLPMPGGDAAVLEPWRMAAALLYKTLGPEFLDLDIPYMAAMDKKKLAFLIQMMDRGVNAPLTSSAGRLFDAVSALNCIRQKISHDSQAAMELEALAVGRKGAPYPFSLRKDKGGCRVIDPGPMVREMVEDIRRNVPPGEISVRFHSGLARVFAETAGLVREETGLDRVVLSGGVFNNDLIFNNIVDGLEGKGFEVYTHSRVPCGDGGIAMGQAMAAAARLAQEQPKA; encoded by the coding sequence ATGACCCCTTCTAACATTTCTGCACGGCGTATCGAAATCCAGGGCGTTGTCCAGGGTGTGGGATTCCGTCCTTTTCTTTTCGGTCTGGCCGGGGTCCACAGCCTAACAGGAAGGGTGTCCAATACCGCCCGGGGCGTGGATCTTTTGGTGGAAGGACCGGCGGATGCCCTTGAGGCCTTTATCCGTGAGATCCGGGAAAAAAAACCCCTGCTCAGCCGGATCACGGGGCTGGAATTCCGCCCCGAACCGGTGCAGGGATTTACCCGTTTTGAGATTGTGAAAAGCGGCGGCGGGGAGGACCGGTTTACCCTGATATCCCCGGATGTGAGCATCTGCCCGGACTGTCTGGCCGAAATGATGGATCCCGATGACCGGCGGTTTGAATACCCCTTTATCAATTGCACCAATTGCGGCCCCCGGTATACCATTATCCGGGATATTCCCTATGACAGGCCCAAGACATCCATGAAGGATTTTCCCATGTGCCCGGACTGCCTGGCAGAGTATGGGGATCCTCTGGACCGGCGGTTCCATGCCCAGCCCAATGCCTGTCCGGTCTGCGGCCCCCAGGTCTTTTTAACGGATAATGAGGGGACACGGGTTGACCGGGATCCGGGCCATGCCCTGGATCTGGCGGCAACGTTGCTGGGGCAGGGAAAGATCCTGGCCGTAAAGGGGCTGGGCGGATTTCACCTGGCCTGCGATGCCGCCAATGAGGCGGCGGTGGCACTGCTGCGTCAAAGGAAAAACCGGCCGGACAAACCCTTTGCCCTGATGGCATCATCGGCGGACAGCCTGTCCGGCCATGTCCATCTGGCAGCGGATGAACGGGAATTGCTCAATTCCTTCCACCGGCCCATTGTACTATTCAAGAAAAAAGAGGCTGGCGGCCTTCAGGGCCTGGCACCTTCCATTGCCCCGTACAACCGCTGTCTGGGGATCATGCTTCCCTATACCCCCCTTCATTACCTGCTTTTGGCCAAGGGGCCTGATATTCTGGTCATGACCTCGGGGAACCGTTCCGGGGAGCCCCTGTCCATTGATAATGATGATGCCCTGGACGCATTTGCCCACATTGCCGATTATTTTCTCTTCCACAACCGGGACATTTATTTCAGGGCCGACGATTCCATCGCGAGGGTGCAGAAGGGGAAAACAAGGTTTTTGCGTCGGTCCAGGGGGTATGCGCCCCTGCCCGTTGATCTGGCGCCCTTTGCAGGGGAAAAACTGCCCATGGTGCTGGGCTGCGGGGCCGGGATGAAATCAAGTATCTGCCTGACCCGGGACCAATACGGGTTCATGAGCCAGCATATCGGGGACCTGGAAAACCCGAAAGTGCACGGATTCTACAGCCAAACCATCGGCCACATGGAAAAAATACTGGACATTACCCCCCGGATCGCAGCCCACGATCTCCACCCCGGTTATTTCAGTACCGAATATGCCAAAGCGCTGGGGGAGAAAGGGATTCCCCTGGTGGGGGTACAGCACCACCACGCCCACGCCCTTTCCTGCATGGCCGAAAACCAGCTTGATGGCGAGGTGATGGCCCTGACCCTGGACGGTACAGGGCTTGGCACAGACGGTCATATCTGGGGGGGGGAGATCCTCACCTGCACCTATGGCGGATTTACGCGCCGGGCCCGTCTGGCCATGCTGCCCATGCCCGGCGGGGATGCCGCCGTGCTGGAGCCCTGGCGGATGGCCGCCGCCCTGCTGTATAAAACCCTGGGACCGGAATTTCTGGATCTGGATATCCCCTATATGGCTGCCATGGACAAAAAGAAGCTGGCGTTTCTTATCCAGATGATGGACAGAGGGGTGAACGCCCCCCTGACCTCCAGTGCCGGCCGGCTATTTGATGCGGTCTCCGCCTTGAACTGCATCCGGCAGAAGATTTCCCACGATTCCCAGGCAGCCATGGAATTGGAGGCCCTGGCCGTGGGCCGGAAAGGGGCGCCCTATCCCTTCAGCCTCAGAAAAGATAAGGGGGGATGCCGGGTGATTGATCCCGGGCCCATGGTCCGGGAGATGGTTGAAGATATCCGCAGGAATGTACCGCCGGGAGAGATTTCCGTCCGGTTTCATTCCGGGCTCGCACGGGTATTCGCGGAAACGGCCGGCCTGGTCCGGGAAGAAACCGGGCTTGACCGGGTGGTGCTCTCCGGCGGGGTATTCAATAATGATTTAATATTTAACAATATTGTGGACGGACTTGAAGGAAAGGGGTTTGAGGTGTATACCCATTCCCGGGTCCCCTGCGGGGACGGCGGCATCGCCATGGGCCAGGCCATGGCGGCAGCGGCGAGGCTGGCCCAAGAACAACCAAAGGCATAG
- a CDS encoding 1-acyl-sn-glycerol-3-phosphate acyltransferase gives MQTFLSFVGKFFYMATRWKFEPIPDYFKNQHVLIGFPHTSNMDTIRAFFGFKIIKRTGYIMIKKEWFFWPLSVIFKALGGIPVYRDSSRGVVGQMVTRFNEQDDFLLAIVPEGTRKGVKTIKTGFWHIAKEADVSIICWYLDNRNQVTRWLGEVIPGDDKVEDLLKIQKIYADAGYKFPLDVSSL, from the coding sequence ATGCAAACATTTTTAAGTTTTGTCGGTAAATTTTTCTATATGGCAACCCGCTGGAAATTTGAGCCAATCCCAGATTATTTTAAGAACCAACATGTCCTTATCGGGTTCCCGCATACTTCAAATATGGATACCATAAGGGCTTTTTTCGGGTTTAAAATTATTAAACGCACCGGGTATATAATGATTAAAAAAGAATGGTTCTTCTGGCCGCTGTCAGTTATTTTCAAGGCACTGGGCGGAATCCCTGTTTACCGTGATTCGTCCCGGGGGGTTGTTGGCCAAATGGTAACCCGGTTTAATGAGCAGGATGATTTTCTATTGGCAATTGTGCCTGAAGGGACCAGAAAAGGGGTTAAAACGATTAAGACAGGTTTCTGGCACATCGCAAAAGAAGCCGATGTTTCAATCATCTGCTGGTATCTTGATAATCGCAACCAAGTTACAAGATGGCTCGGAGAGGTCATTCCCGGAGATGACAAGGTGGAGGATTTACTGAAAATACAGAAAATTTATGCTGATGCCGGGTATAAATTCCCCCTGGATGTCTCATCTCTTTAA
- a CDS encoding Coenzyme F420 hydrogenase/dehydrogenase, beta subunit C-terminal domain, translating into MQKTFFNLVQEVQKKGKCSHCGGCVTFCSAINYGALELDEDGKPRFGNMDKCIECGLCYSICPQTNELDDEIREKAHWQEPLGKVINFNVTRARDEKILDNGTDGGVVTAILTYLFDTGRIDGAIVSKNTPQGRIPCLAKTRQEILSSAGSHFNSSQAMLQFGKEYSTFSPSISALGGLRFHSLDRLAFVGTPCQIVTIRKMQAMNMVPSDVIILCLGLFCSGNFTFSEPCFKPVSQAYGFDYEDVRKINIKDEFVFTLTDGRQVAVPIDKLSGLKRPACNFCDDFTAEYADISFGGLGAENGWTTSIIRSPVGRAVFTLALENVLMRYRFEDNPKFVTQAEEKIYAASARKKAQAEKSRKERENSGVKVVF; encoded by the coding sequence ATGCAAAAAACCTTTTTCAACCTGGTCCAGGAAGTGCAGAAAAAGGGGAAATGTTCCCATTGCGGCGGCTGTGTCACCTTTTGTTCTGCCATAAACTATGGGGCCTTGGAACTTGATGAGGATGGGAAGCCCAGATTCGGCAATATGGATAAGTGCATTGAGTGTGGGCTGTGCTATTCCATCTGCCCCCAGACCAACGAGCTGGATGATGAGATTCGGGAAAAGGCACATTGGCAGGAACCGCTGGGAAAGGTGATCAATTTCAACGTCACCCGGGCAAGGGATGAAAAAATTCTTGATAACGGGACTGACGGCGGCGTCGTCACTGCCATCCTGACCTACCTTTTTGATACAGGCCGGATTGACGGGGCGATTGTGTCTAAAAATACCCCCCAGGGCAGGATTCCCTGCCTGGCCAAAACCCGGCAGGAGATTCTTAGTTCGGCCGGTTCCCATTTTAACAGTTCCCAGGCCATGCTTCAGTTTGGAAAAGAATACTCCACCTTTTCACCTTCCATCAGTGCCCTTGGGGGGCTGCGATTCCACTCCCTTGACCGGCTTGCCTTTGTGGGAACTCCCTGCCAGATCGTGACAATCAGGAAGATGCAGGCCATGAATATGGTTCCGTCGGATGTGATCATCCTTTGTCTCGGCCTGTTCTGTTCGGGGAATTTCACCTTTTCCGAGCCTTGTTTTAAACCGGTTTCCCAGGCATACGGGTTCGATTATGAGGATGTCCGAAAAATAAATATCAAAGATGAGTTTGTGTTTACCCTGACGGATGGCCGTCAGGTGGCGGTTCCCATTGACAAACTCAGTGGCCTCAAACGCCCGGCCTGTAATTTTTGCGATGATTTTACCGCAGAGTACGCAGATATCTCGTTCGGGGGCCTAGGGGCTGAGAACGGCTGGACCACCTCCATTATCCGTTCCCCCGTTGGGAGAGCTGTTTTTACCCTTGCTCTGGAAAATGTGCTCATGCGGTACCGCTTTGAGGATAATCCCAAGTTTGTCACCCAGGCCGAGGAGAAAATCTACGCGGCATCCGCCCGAAAAAAGGCGCAGGCCGAGAAGAGTAGAAAAGAGCGGGAAAATAGCGGCGTTAAAGTCGTTTTTTGA